The nucleotide window GGGCAATCCATTTCTTTTTACCCGAGGTGTTTTTGCTGGGGATGAATTTGGTATGGGTAACTTTATTCGCCAAAACATCCGTCAGGATATTATCTTTAGTGCCATTAGCAATATGTACAGCAATACCCAATTGGGCTACCTTTTGTGCCATGTTGCTTTTGGTGAGCATACCCCCCCGCCCAAACGACGAGCGTGATGAACTCACAAATGATGCAAAGTTGGTAGCCGTTCCATCTATCTCCTCAATCACTTTACTACCAGCAATTTTTGGGTCGCCATCATAAAGGCCATCTACATTGCTAAGAATAATAAGCGCCTGGGCATTCAGCATAGAAGCTATCAGTCCGGCCAGTTCATCATTATCGGTAAACATCAGTTCGGTAACCGATACCACATCGTTCTCATTCACTACCGGGATAACGCCATGCTGCAGCAATATTTCTAAACAGTTTTTCATGTTCAGGTAATGCATTCGGTCGCGAAAATCCTCTTTGGTTACCAGCACCTGCGAACACAACATTTGATAAGCCTCGAACAAATGCGCATAGGTATTTATTAGCTTCACTTGCCCGATAGAGGCCAGCAACTGCCTCGCTGCTACGCTGTT belongs to Mucilaginibacter boryungensis and includes:
- the proB gene encoding glutamate 5-kinase — its product is MANNYQRIIIKIGSNVLTQSNGLPDVARIGHLVDQVAAIKKQGKEVILVSSGAVASGRSLISIDEKVNSVAARQLLASIGQVKLINTYAHLFEAYQMLCSQVLVTKEDFRDRMHYLNMKNCLEILLQHGVIPVVNENDVVSVTELMFTDNDELAGLIASMLNAQALIILSNVDGLYDGDPKIAGSKVIEEIDGTATNFASFVSSSRSSFGRGGMLTKSNMAQKVAQLGIAVHIANGTKDNILTDVLANKVTHTKFIPSKNTSGKKKWIAHSQNFAKGVVQINEGAKTVLTSSKATSLLPVGVVSITADFQKGDIIKLVDETGKQIGLGIAEYGADKARERIGQKNHRPLVHYDYLYLNT